AGCGTGTACGGCGTCCTCGCGCTCGGTGCGCACTTCGAGAGCGGCCCGGCCGGTGGGCCGACGCTGGACGCGACGCAGTTCGTCGAGACCGATCACCCCGAGCAGGCGGACGCGATCGAGTGGGTCGACGGGAGGTCGGGGCAGCCGACGATGCTCGAAGCGCCGGGGACGCTGACCTATCCGGGCGGGACCGACGAGCGACCCAGAGCGATGTACAGCTGGCACGCCAACCCCGCGTCGAGTCTGACGGGCGTTCCCACGGTCGCCGGCTGGCAACACGAGATCGGGTATCGAGGCGAGGACGCGTATATGGATCGCGTCCGCGACGTCGACGCGATGTACACGGGATCCGCGTCCGAGCGGGCGGCGTTGCTCGCGGAGTACGAGGTGCGCTACATTTGGGTCGGACCGAGCGAGCGCGCTCGCTACGGCTCGGTGGCGTTCGGCTCCGAGGCGATCGAGGTCGCGCACCGCTCCGGCGACGTGACGATCTACGAGGTCGACCTCGACGCGCTCGACGACAGGTGAAATTCGCTGATTTGCTGATAGTCGGACGAACGCCCGCGCCGCGGTCTGACTGAGTTACGCGCCGCGCTTTTCGATGACGGTCACGGCCTCTGCGTCGACGGCGACGACGTCGAGGAAGTGAGGGACGAACTCCCGCTTCTCGAACGCTTCGCGTTCGTCCTCGCTGCCGACGGTGCACCACAGTTGCGGGCGGTCGGCACCGTGGTAGTCGCTCTGGCGGTCGATGC
This DNA window, taken from Halobellus sp. LT62, encodes the following:
- a CDS encoding HAH_0734 family protein, with product MKKVIIRGDPGIGRGATIEVDGEEVICFGIDRQSDYHGADRPQLWCTVGSEDEREAFEKREFVPHFLDVVAVDAEAVTVIEKRGA